CCTTGAGGGTGTGAGCAAAAAGGGTCGGAGTGTCGCGCCAAAAACTGGTCTGCCTGAAGGTTACAGCGCTTAAGGCAACGACTAAGCAGACGGCAATGGCAATCGACCACTCCCGCCGCCACCAAGGCAGCGCCGTGACCAAGGCTCCTCCCCCCCAAATCAACATCACGAAAACACCAATCAGCGGCAGATAGGTATAGCGGTCGGCCATGGCAAATTCACCCTGCTGGATAATGCCTATCACCGGTAACAGCATCACCAGATACCAGAGCCACCCGATCAACAGATACGGGTGCTTGGGAAATTGCCACAGACAGTATAGGGTGATCAGGGTAAGCGCTGCCACCGCCAACCAAACCTGCCAGGGAAGCACATCGGGATAGGTATAAAACGGCAGCAGCGAAGTTGGCCAGAGGGTTTTCCCGAGATATCGGACATAGGAGAGCAGGGCATTGCCGACCCGCAAGGTCATCGGATAAGAAGTCAACGTGCCGAGGGTTCCTTGCCCCCCCTCTGCAAAAATGGTGAGTACGCCTGAAATTAAGGCCATAATAAACAGGGGGATCTTCTCTCCAATCAGCGACAAGACCTTCTTCTTTTGCTGCAGAAGTTGGCCTAGACTGGTTGCAGACACCCGCTGTAACGGCCAGATGTCCAAGAGAAGGAAAATCAGTGGCAGAGTGACAATAATGGGTTTGGACATCAGCCCCCCCAAAAAACACAATCCAACCAACACGGCGTTACGCCTCTGGCGGTGGTGACACCAAATCCAATAACGCCACATGGTGAGCATCCACCACATACCGCTGAGCACATCACGCCGCTCTGAAATCCAAGCGACCGACTCAACATGCAAAGGATGAATGGCAAAAAGAACTGCCACTAAAGAACTACGCCATATCGCCCCGGTATAGAGGTTGAGCACATAAAAAAGCAACGCGCTGTTAACAGCATGGACAACGACACTGACCAGGTGATGCCATGAGGGATTAAGGCCAAACATCTGGCAGTCCGTCATGTGAGAGAGCCAGGTTAGCGGCTGCCACGAACCTTGGCTAAAATCGGTGAAAGCCCAAAGCACGTTCTTGAGGGTTAGCCCATTGAGGACATACTGATTCTCGGTGACAAAAAAATGGTCGTCGAAATTGGTAAATTGAAAAGTTACGACTTGGGCGTAGATTACGAAGATCAGGAGAATAAGCGCTGCACAGATAAGTTTTGAACAATGGATGGAGGTCTGCTTAATCATACCTGCAGTTTAATCGAAGAAGTGGTCTTTCATTTTTTTATCTTGCCCCAAAAAAAAAGACCAACTAATGTGGTCCTGTAAATGGCTTTTGGCTAACGTAACTAATCACAAGGTAGGCTTACCACCACCTTAACACAACAAAGTCGATGCGCACACTCTCCCTGTTAGCAACTATAACAAAATTTCTGTTGCTTACCTGCGCCATTATTACGGTTTTATCCTGCTCCACGGAGCAGAAAAAAAGTCTGCCAACCTATCGCATCGGCTACATGATCTGCAACAGTGAGAAAGAAACCCTGGATCGATTCATTCCACTTACGATCTACCTCGGCCAACAACTGAACGTGCAGTTCGAGGCAGTGGCAATCGACACCCTTAATTTTGGCAAAGAGATCGACAACCTGCACTTTACCCACACCAACTCGATCCTCTACATTATTTACAACCGTTTCAACGGACTTGACATCCTTGCCCTGGAAAAGCGTGGCGAATTAGGCGACCGCTCCAAGGGCTTGGTGGTCACGACCCAAAAAAGCGGTATCAAGAGCCTGGAAGACCTGAAGGGCAAGAGAATGATCTTCGGCCCGATGCTGGCGCCGACGACCTTCATGAGTCAAGTGTACGCCTTAAAAAAACTCGGGTTCGACATTGATACCGACCTGGCCTCCTACTCTTTTCCATCGGGTTCCTTCAAGCATGAAAAACTTATCTACTCCGTGGAGTTTGGAAAATACGATGCCGGCGCCTTTCCTTACCTCGACTTTGAAACAATGGAACAACAGGGGAAAATCAATCGAAATGACTATATCATCCTGGCGGAAGGTCCTCCTGTTCCCTACTGTAACTTCGCTGTCACCCAGAAAACAGACGAGAAACTTGCCCAGGAGTTCAAGAAAGTACTGCTGGGGATTCAGGCAGACCAGTTGGTCGAACTACCAAATGGAGAACGGGTCAACATCCTTGAACGTGCCCAACTAGACGGATTTACAGATGCGAGAGACTCCGACTTCGACCTGCTCAGACAAATGGCCAAGGAAACCAACATGCCGCCTTATCAGAAATACTAATCCGGTACACATTCAAGCCGAACGCTTTGTTGGCTGACTTATAATACAGCCCCTCGACATAACCCACTTACGCTTTCATCACTTACCGCGTGCCGTCACGGACTCAACGTAAATATTTACTGTAATTCCCCTTGATGGCAATTTAGAACAACTGAGGCCATCACAGCAAAATTCATTTTGGCCCGACGTTCTGTTCCCCACCTTTATACGACTGCTCACTTTCCTCAACGTTTCCACTCCGTTTCCGCTTCAGCGGCAAGGTATCAGGCAAGGAGTCCTTATCTATCTTCTTAGCCTTAACCTTGGCCTCTACTTCGGCACGTCGAACTTCTGGAATTGGGACCTTAAACATTGTGATATCAACATGTTCATAACTATGGCCGGCCAAACCGACAATATACGAGGCAGGCTCATCCGATTCTCCGCCCACACCAATCGGCTTGTTATGGCCCAGCGTCCCCATGAGTCCACCTGGCTTCGGCCTCCCCGCAACAGTCAACTCCTTTCTGGCAACAAAAAAATACTTCCCGGGAGGAATTTTAAGTTCATATTTTCCGGTCAGATCAGTCTCCTTGGAGATAAACAGCCCTTTTGGGTTATCCAGGTCTTGTTTTACAACCACTACGGCA
The sequence above is drawn from the Desulfobulbaceae bacterium genome and encodes:
- a CDS encoding phosphate/phosphite/phosphonate ABC transporter substrate-binding protein, coding for MRTLSLLATITKFLLLTCAIITVLSCSTEQKKSLPTYRIGYMICNSEKETLDRFIPLTIYLGQQLNVQFEAVAIDTLNFGKEIDNLHFTHTNSILYIIYNRFNGLDILALEKRGELGDRSKGLVVTTQKSGIKSLEDLKGKRMIFGPMLAPTTFMSQVYALKKLGFDIDTDLASYSFPSGSFKHEKLIYSVEFGKYDAGAFPYLDFETMEQQGKINRNDYIILAEGPPVPYCNFAVTQKTDEKLAQEFKKVLLGIQADQLVELPNGERVNILERAQLDGFTDARDSDFDLLRQMAKETNMPPYQKY
- a CDS encoding tetratricopeptide repeat protein — protein: MIKQTSIHCSKLICAALILLIFVIYAQVVTFQFTNFDDHFFVTENQYVLNGLTLKNVLWAFTDFSQGSWQPLTWLSHMTDCQMFGLNPSWHHLVSVVVHAVNSALLFYVLNLYTGAIWRSSLVAVLFAIHPLHVESVAWISERRDVLSGMWWMLTMWRYWIWCHHRQRRNAVLVGLCFLGGLMSKPIIVTLPLIFLLLDIWPLQRVSATSLGQLLQQKKKVLSLIGEKIPLFIMALISGVLTIFAEGGQGTLGTLTSYPMTLRVGNALLSYVRYLGKTLWPTSLLPFYTYPDVLPWQVWLAVAALTLITLYCLWQFPKHPYLLIGWLWYLVMLLPVIGIIQQGEFAMADRYTYLPLIGVFVMLIWGGGALVTALPWWRREWSIAIAVCLVVALSAVTFRQTSFWRDTPTLFAHTLKEDPGNFKAMLQLGAYYRDGGELELARDYFLQALKQDSNNHEALSNLGDVYGQMGRFEEAERYFQQTLALNAADIQVHVHLGIVRAKQGKIEEAVLTFERALMLQPDNVKIRLNLGGALYLLGQFEQASEQFAIVLRAEPGSADAYNGLGLVLMGQERYADAVHQFQEAVRLDPSFQSAQDNLLSASLKVGEGR